A portion of the Melitaea cinxia chromosome 1, ilMelCinx1.1, whole genome shotgun sequence genome contains these proteins:
- the LOC123654679 gene encoding uncharacterized protein LOC123654679 has protein sequence MQNDPEFSPDHNMFLAFEEIYCIIKSIVQQLKGHTTPLSTEKCRLNLPPINLKTFDGELKNWPSFFECFNNAVHNNTNLSKSDKVFYLSGILSKSALTAISGIPPTADNYDLIIYSTLVDKYQDTRTLASTYLQQIINLKPLTTASADGLNVFLDKFAASVCAFDRLNISNKKDFIFLFLALQKLDKETIRNFELYVRSEKLPTYESLVKFIKEQVKIIERSSSNTFNTPSTSKNSYSKSSSHFAPKPVNNVKHTKSFITSESNNNCCPLCLKIGHEQFYRCPKFLKLTPKERYNIVKENNSCCNCLSFNHKTFLCKSNKSCSICESKTHHTLLHFHKNLTSSPASGIEPRLTAEQNPATHAPHTAESSGATNYSPAISSSYDASHAMQPLSMCSNTLLTLRDAHTVLLATARIVLRTSDGYEYIARALIDNGSMNDFVTINLCKKLSLKINSLPEKVTVNGFGGSSKEVKGQTNIKFYSRFDRNISFNLQPLVVENITDRIPTLPIDRSMLAYLSRTPLADDTFSDPGEVEMLIGAKLFTRLLLPTGIQTPLGFILMGDAPVKCRSHRTAAPPSHTLCAFTGQPLDVLMRSFWETEEVSTPRSALLSHEEKVCEDLYKSSTTREATGTYVVSLPFKTNPSALGDSMQSSKSRFFALEKRFLRDPNYRTAYNNIITDYCDKDYISPISADSKLPSLTYVIPHHGVIREDKITTKIRMVLDASARTDTGVSLNDILFSGPNLQADLFIILLNFRLLPIALCADVEQMYLRIKVHPQFYKFQQILYRFNTSDPIQLFEFKRVCFGLTSSPFLALRTLRQLADDEKNNFPLASEVINGGFFFMDDICCSINDVHSAQKVASQLIDMFAAGGFKLHKWLSNSPEVLSSLPQNHLHPQSLNFSSTATQKVLGVTWEPHEDNFNFFIRPAEVPCTKRNMLSVIARLWDVMGFAAPLIMFAKLLIKELWLIKLDWDDEPPSHIQTQWTRFQSELPLLSNLSLPRHIGVTHGCNAALLGFSDASEMGYGAVLYVRIQSEDGVSVRLLCAKSKVAPVQTISLARARPKPAQPPVMADLPTCRLKISKPFAHTGVDYGGPLMITLTRRRGIKSQKAYLCAFVCLTTRAVHIEVATDLSTDAFLNAFKRFISRRGPVERIYSDHGTNFVGAKSYLTEIQQFLKSNAFSEDFKTELAKNRISWEMIPPNAPHFGGGWEATIKSFKTHLFRVIGSQILTYEELLTVLCQIEAILNSRPLGILSEDPAEPLPLTPAHFLNTTPLAYLPSPNVEKDKPNLLSRFMLLDGLVCSYWRRWSDEYLHSLQIRQKWNTDVPKVYKRMIVLIMRDNSPPLHWP, from the exons ATGCAGAATGATCCTGAATTTTCTCCAGATCATAATATGTTTCTCGCGTTCGAGGAAATTTATTGTATCATAAAGTCTATAGTTCAGCAGCTAAAAGGCCATACTACACCACTATCTACAGAAAAGTGTAGATTAAATTTACCtcctattaatttaaaaacgtttgATGGAGAATTAAAAAATTGGCCATCattttttgaatgttttaataACGCAGTACataataacacaaatttaaGTAAATCCGATAAGGTATTTTATCTGTCGGGTATTCTTTCAAAGTCCGCGTTAACCGCTATTTCTGGTATACCGCCTACCGCAGATAATTacgatttaataatatattctacGCTGGTTGACAAATACCAAGACACCCGCACGCTTGCAAGTAcatatttacaacaaattataaatttaaagccGTTGACCACAGCCTCCGCTGATGGTTTAAATGTTTTCTTAGACAAATTTGCAGCATCTGTATGTGCATTCGacagattaaatatttcaaacaaaaaagattttatttttctatttttagcaTTACAAAAGTTAGATAAAGAAACTATTCGTAACTTTGAACTTTATGTTAGAAGTGAAAAATTGCCTACTTATGAATCTTTAGTTAAGTTTATAAAGGAACAAGTAAAAATTATAGAACGTTCTTCGTCGAATACTTTTAATACTCCATCCACTAGTAAAAACTCATATAGTAAAAGTTCTTCGCACTTCGCACCTAAACCGGTTAATAATGTTAAGCACACTAAATCCTTTATTACTTccgaatcaaataataattgttgtcCATTATGCTTAAAAATAGGTCACGAACAATTTTATCGCTGCcctaaatttcttaaattaacacCTAAAGAAcgctataatattgttaaagaaAACAATAGTTGTTGCAACTGCTTAAGTTTTaatcataaaacatttttatgtaaatcaaataaatctTGTAGTATCTGTGAATCTAAAACGCATCACACTCttttacattttcataaaaatctaacATCGAGTCCCGCCTCAGGAATCGAACCCCGACTCACCGCGGAACAAAACCCCGCTACGCACGCACCGCACACCGCTGAGTCATCGGGCGCAACAAATTACTCGCCTGCCATATCTAGCTCGTACGACGCGTCTCATGCAATGCAACCGCTATCAATGTGTTCGAATACGTTGTTGACTTTACGCGACGCGCACACCGTGTTACTTGCTACGGCGCGCATTGTCTTGCGCACCAGTGACGGTTACGAATATATCGCTCGCGCTCTGATCGATAACGGATCTATGAATGACTTTGTTACTATTAATCTTTGtaagaaattatcattaaaaattaattcgcTTCCTGAAAAAGTTACTGTAAACGGGTTTGGTGGTTCTTCTAAGGAGGTTAAGggacaaacaaatattaaattttactcgcGTTTTGATcgcaatatttcttttaatttacaacCACTTGTTGTGGAAAATATTACGGACCGCATTCCTACGTTACCTATTGATAGGTCGATGTTAGCATATCTTTCCCGCACGCCGCTTGCTGATGATACATTCTCTGATCCCGGTGAGGTCGAGATGTTGATTGGCGCTAAGTTATTTACCCGCTTACTGCTGCCTACGGGGATTCAAACTCCGCTTGGATTTATTTTAATGGGCGATGCTCCTGTTAAGTGTCGCTCCCACCGCACCGCCGCTCCGCCCTCTCATACGTTGTGTGCATTTACCGGCCAGCCGTTAGATGTACTGATGAGAAGTTTTTGGGAAACTGAAGAAGTTTCCACTCCTCGCTCCGCCTTGCTTAGTCATGAGGAGAAAGTATGTGAAGATCTATACAAGTCTTCAACTACCCGCGAAGCAACAGGTACTTATGTTGTTTCTCTGCCATTTAAAACTAACCCCTCAGCTTTAGGTGACTCAATGCAGAGTTCTAAAAGTAGATTTTTTGCTTTGGAGAAGCGTTTTTTGCGCGATCCAAATTACCGCACcgcttacaataatattattactgatTATTGTGATAAGGATTACATTTCTCCGATATCCGCAGACAGTAAGCTTCCTTCATTAACTTACGTCATTCCGCATCACGGTGTAATACGTGAAGATAAAATTACTACAAAAATCCGCATGGTCTTGGACGCTAGTGCACGTACTGATACAGGGGTGTcactaaatgatattttattttccgGACCAAATTTGCAAGCAGActtgtttataattttgcttAATTTCCGCTTACTTCCAATCGCACTGTGCGCTGATGTCGAGCAAATGTATTTGCGTATAAAGGTACATCcacagttttataaatttcaacaaatactTTATCGCTTCAACACTTCTGATCCTATTCAGTTGTTTGAATTTAAACGTGTTTGCTTCGGACTGACTTCCAGTCCATTCCTAGCACTCCGCACGCTGCGACAACTTGCAGACGatgagaaaaataattttccacTCGCCTCTGAAGTGATTAATGGTGGTTTTTTCTTCATGGATGACATTTGTTGTTCCATAAATGATGTACACTCGGCGCAGAAGGTAGCCTCGCAACTTATTGATATGTTCGCTGCTGGAGGTTTCAAACTCCATAAGTGGTTAAGTAACTCGCCCGAAGTGCTCTCTTCTCTTCCGCAAAACCATTTGCATCCACAATCACTCAATTTTTCTTCAACCGCAACACAAAAGGTTTTAGGTGTAACATGGGAGCCTCatgaagataattttaattttttcattcgcCCCGCTGAGGTACCATGTACTAAGCGAAATATGCTGTCTGTTATAGCCCGTTTATGGGATGTAATGGGTTTCGCCGCTCCTTTAATTATGTTCGCTAAGCTCCTAATTAAAGAGCTTTGGTTAATAAAGCTGGATTGGGACGACGAGCCTCCATCGCATATTCAAACCCAATGGACAAGGTTCCAAAGTGAACTTCCACTTTTGTCAAACTTATCCCTCCCGCGTCACATTGGTGTGACTCATGGTTGCAACGCTGCACTCTTAGGGTTTTCAGATGCTTCTGAGATGGGTTATGGAGCTGTACTTTATGTTCGCATACAATCTGAAGACGGAGTTTCTGTACGCCTATTGTGCGCAAAGTCAAAGGTTGCACCTGTTCAAACGATAAGTCTGGCTAG AGCACGCCCTAAGCCTGCTCAGCCGCCGGTTATGGCTGACTTACCCACCTGCCGCTTAAAAATATCCAAACCTTTTGCGCACACCGGTGTTGATTACGGTGGACCGCTTATGATCACTTTGACTAGGAGACGTGGTATAAAAAGCCAAAAGGCTTATTTATGCGCTTTCGTGTGCCTGACTACTCGTGCAGTGCATATCGAGGTTGCCACCGATTTAAGTACCGACGCTTTTTTGAATGCTTTCAAACGGTTTATTTCTCGTCGTGGTCCTGTCGAAAGGATTTATTCGGATCATGGTACAAATTTCGTTGGTGCAAAATCATATTTAACAGAAATTCAGCAATTTTTGAAGTCTAACGCTTTCAGTGAAGATTTTAAAACAGAATTAGCTAAAAATCGCATTTCTTGGGAAATGATTCCACCTAACGCTCCCCACTTCGGTGGTGGATGGGAAGCGAccattaaatcttttaaaacgcATCTTTTTCGAGTGATTGGTTCGCAGATCCTTACTTACGAAGAGCTCTTAACCGTACTCTGCCAGATCGAGGCAATTCTTAATTCAAGGCCGTTAGGAATACTCAGTGAAGATCCTGCGGAACCTTTACCTCTTACCCCTGCACATTTTTTAAACACGACGCCTTTGGCTTATCTTCCATCACCTAACGTGGAAAAGGATAAACCAAATTTACTATCGCGCTTTATGCTGCTTGACGGACTGGTCTGTTCCTATTGGCGAAGGTGGAGTGATGAATATTTACACTCGCTCCAGATTCGTCAAAAATGGAATACGGATGTACCAAAGGTGTATAAGAGAATGATAGTGCTGATTATGCGAGATAATAGCCCTCCATTGCATTGGCCATAA